In Phaeobacter piscinae, one genomic interval encodes:
- a CDS encoding ABC transporter substrate-binding protein — protein sequence MFNLRQSLKTLATGAFLAHVLPLAIASSAIANPAALVESGFWEQEVKSGDLPPIAERLPEVPLVVDLEAKGRQPGIQGGTLNTMVTRSKDIRQMVVYGYARLAGYDENYQLQPDILLDFEVEDNRRFTLKLRPGHRWSNGDPFTSADFEYWWKDVANNLLLNPTGAPDYLKVDGALPTVSFPDETTVIYEWAAPNPSFLHSLAQASPPFIYRPSAYLKQFHADYADAAKLAEEVDYARVKSWAALHNKLDNMYKFDNHELPTLQPWINATSGKKIRHLFVRNPYYHRVDSRGVQLPYIDTVEMEIVAGGLVAAKTNAGEADLQARGLGFRDIPILRKGESDGADYKTYLWGNGTASQIAIYPNLNVNDDQWRQVLRDTRVRRALSVAINRAGINKALYFKLAKPGAMTVLEASPFFDPTLRAAWAQYNPELANQLLDEAGLTERDGYGIRKLPDGRPMELVVETAGERQEVENALQIISDDWRDVGVKLVMRPLDRDILRNRVFSGTTMASVWYGWDNGLPQTYTSPAYLAPTDQVFLSWPKWGQYHQTGGDVGEAPDLEPAQRLMTLWHDWEAAKTDEERTRAWQEMLKIHADEVYAIGLVAAAPQPVVVSNRLRNVPQKGIWAWDPGAHFGIYRPDEFFFEDGKG from the coding sequence ATGTTTAATCTGCGCCAATCCCTGAAGACCCTCGCAACTGGCGCGTTTTTGGCCCATGTTCTGCCCCTTGCCATAGCCTCTTCTGCTATCGCCAATCCGGCAGCGTTGGTCGAAAGCGGATTTTGGGAGCAGGAGGTCAAATCCGGCGACCTGCCACCGATTGCCGAGCGCCTGCCCGAAGTGCCATTGGTGGTCGATCTGGAAGCCAAGGGGCGTCAGCCCGGTATTCAGGGCGGTACCCTCAACACGATGGTCACTCGATCCAAAGACATCCGGCAGATGGTTGTCTATGGTTACGCCCGGCTGGCGGGCTACGACGAAAACTACCAGCTGCAGCCCGATATACTGCTGGACTTCGAGGTCGAGGACAATCGACGGTTCACGCTGAAACTGCGCCCCGGTCATCGCTGGTCGAACGGAGACCCGTTTACCTCAGCCGATTTTGAGTATTGGTGGAAAGACGTGGCAAATAACCTGCTGCTCAATCCCACAGGCGCACCAGACTACCTGAAAGTGGATGGCGCCCTACCAACGGTCAGCTTCCCCGATGAAACAACCGTAATTTACGAATGGGCGGCTCCCAATCCAAGCTTCCTACACAGCCTCGCACAGGCCAGCCCGCCGTTTATCTACCGCCCGTCCGCCTATCTGAAACAGTTTCACGCAGACTATGCGGACGCCGCAAAACTTGCCGAGGAGGTCGACTACGCCCGGGTCAAAAGCTGGGCCGCGCTGCACAACAAGCTCGACAATATGTACAAGTTCGACAATCACGAATTGCCGACCCTTCAGCCCTGGATCAACGCCACCTCAGGCAAGAAAATCCGGCATCTCTTCGTTCGCAACCCCTATTATCACCGTGTCGACAGCCGTGGCGTTCAGCTGCCCTACATCGACACGGTCGAGATGGAAATTGTGGCAGGTGGGCTGGTCGCGGCAAAAACCAATGCCGGTGAGGCAGATCTTCAGGCCCGCGGCCTCGGCTTTCGCGACATTCCGATCCTGCGCAAGGGCGAAAGCGATGGCGCTGACTACAAGACCTACCTCTGGGGCAATGGCACCGCGTCGCAAATCGCCATCTATCCCAATCTCAACGTCAACGACGACCAGTGGCGCCAGGTGCTGCGTGACACCCGTGTTCGCCGCGCATTGTCCGTGGCAATCAACCGCGCAGGTATCAACAAGGCGCTGTATTTCAAGCTGGCAAAGCCCGGTGCCATGACGGTTCTGGAGGCCAGCCCCTTCTTTGACCCCACCCTCCGCGCGGCTTGGGCACAATATAATCCTGAGCTCGCCAATCAGCTGCTGGATGAGGCCGGGCTGACCGAGCGCGACGGCTATGGCATTCGCAAACTCCCCGATGGCAGACCGATGGAACTGGTTGTGGAAACGGCCGGGGAGCGGCAGGAGGTCGAAAACGCTTTGCAGATCATCTCGGACGATTGGCGCGATGTCGGTGTCAAACTGGTGATGCGTCCGCTGGATCGTGACATCCTGCGCAATCGGGTGTTTTCCGGCACCACCATGGCGTCCGTCTGGTATGGCTGGGACAATGGCCTGCCACAGACCTACACCTCGCCTGCGTATCTGGCACCAACGGATCAGGTGTTTCTGTCCTGGCCAAAATGGGGCCAGTACCACCAGACCGGTGGCGATGTTGGCGAGGCTCCCGACCTTGAACCCGCGCAAAGGCTCATGACACTCTGGCATGACTGGGAAGCGGCCAAGACCGATGAAGAGCGAACACGCGCCTGGCAGGAAATGCTGAAGATCCACGCGGATGAGGTCTACGCTATCGGCCTCGTCGCTGCGGCACCGCAACCGGTTGTGGTCAGCAACCGACTGCGCAATGTACCGCAAAAAGGGATCTGGGCATGGGATCCCGGCGCCCATTTTGGCATCTACCGCCCGGATGAGTTTTTCTTCGAAGATGGCAAGGGCTGA
- a CDS encoding ABC transporter ATP-binding protein encodes MTPLLSVENLSIGFGQGDPVVQDVNFSVAAGETVALVGESGSGKTVTCRAVLRILPKAAQIRHGRMLWRGVNGGAERDLRLLGERQMRDIRGNEIAMIFQEPMRSLSPLHRIGNQVAEVLWLHGGKSESAAKREVLTCFERVGFPDPERTYKSYPFELSGGMRQRAMIAMAMVAKPDLLIADEPTTALDVTTQAQVLGLMKDLQRDTGMAMILVTHDLGVVANMAEQVVVMHKGRVMEAGSAETVLGAPAHPYTQALFKAAPQIPETPEPVTPVPSDDLILELRNVSKTYALRAGKGWSAPTLIHACKELNLALPRGKTLAIVGESGSGKTTAARIALGAEMPDPGGEVLFRSASDATPIAVHDMNRSSRTTFQKAAQMVFQDPYSSLSPRMRVQDAMVEPMEIHGLGNRSSRRDRAAEMLRLVGLQPEMLLRYPHAFSGGQRQRLSIARALMLDPSLIVCDEPTSALDVSVQEQILRLLEDIRDQQQLSYLFISHDLAVVARIADEVAVMRRGMVVEQAPPETLFYNPQHPYTKALIAAQPEPSITRPINLKLVAQGAGSPDSWPDRFKFSGITAPPLVHVEPGHKVRCHV; translated from the coding sequence ATGACGCCTCTGCTGTCTGTCGAAAACCTCAGTATCGGATTTGGCCAGGGCGACCCGGTTGTACAGGACGTGAATTTTTCCGTCGCTGCCGGAGAAACCGTTGCCCTTGTCGGCGAAAGTGGGTCCGGCAAAACTGTGACCTGCCGCGCCGTTCTGCGCATTCTGCCAAAGGCCGCGCAGATACGGCATGGCCGGATGCTGTGGCGCGGTGTCAATGGCGGTGCAGAGCGGGATCTGCGGCTCCTTGGCGAGCGGCAAATGCGCGATATTCGCGGCAATGAGATCGCGATGATCTTTCAGGAACCCATGCGCTCGCTTTCGCCGCTGCACCGGATTGGTAACCAGGTTGCCGAAGTCCTTTGGCTGCATGGCGGAAAAAGCGAAAGCGCGGCCAAGCGCGAGGTTCTGACCTGTTTTGAACGTGTGGGCTTCCCCGATCCCGAACGCACCTACAAATCCTACCCGTTTGAGCTGTCCGGCGGGATGCGCCAGCGGGCGATGATTGCGATGGCTATGGTGGCCAAACCTGATTTGCTGATCGCGGACGAGCCGACCACCGCGCTGGATGTGACAACACAGGCCCAAGTCCTTGGACTGATGAAAGATCTGCAGCGCGACACGGGCATGGCCATGATCCTGGTAACCCATGATCTGGGTGTGGTCGCCAATATGGCCGAACAGGTCGTTGTCATGCACAAGGGCCGCGTAATGGAGGCCGGCAGTGCGGAAACCGTTCTTGGCGCGCCAGCGCATCCCTATACCCAAGCTCTGTTCAAGGCAGCACCGCAAATCCCCGAAACGCCTGAACCTGTCACCCCGGTGCCAAGCGACGACCTGATCCTTGAGCTGCGGAATGTCTCCAAAACCTATGCATTGCGCGCAGGCAAAGGCTGGTCAGCCCCGACCCTTATTCACGCCTGCAAGGAACTGAACCTGGCGTTGCCGCGCGGCAAAACACTGGCGATTGTTGGCGAAAGCGGTTCCGGAAAAACCACTGCTGCCCGCATCGCACTGGGTGCCGAAATGCCCGATCCTGGCGGCGAGGTGCTGTTCAGGTCTGCATCCGACGCGACACCGATTGCCGTTCACGATATGAACCGCAGCAGTCGGACGACGTTTCAAAAAGCTGCACAGATGGTGTTTCAGGACCCCTATTCATCCCTGTCGCCGCGCATGCGGGTTCAGGATGCCATGGTCGAGCCGATGGAGATCCATGGTCTGGGCAACCGCAGCAGTCGCCGGGATCGCGCTGCTGAGATGTTGCGATTGGTGGGGTTGCAGCCAGAGATGTTGCTGCGATATCCGCATGCGTTCTCCGGTGGTCAGCGGCAGCGACTGTCCATTGCACGTGCGCTGATGCTGGATCCATCACTGATTGTCTGCGACGAGCCGACTTCAGCGCTGGATGTCTCGGTTCAGGAACAGATCCTGCGCCTGTTGGAGGATATTCGCGACCAACAGCAGCTCTCCTACCTCTTTATCAGTCACGACCTCGCTGTTGTGGCCCGCATTGCCGACGAGGTTGCAGTGATGCGTCGTGGTATGGTGGTGGAACAGGCACCGCCTGAAACGCTGTTTTACAACCCGCAGCATCCCTACACAAAGGCACTGATTGCCGCCCAACCAGAGCCAAGCATTACGCGCCCGATCAACCTCAAATTGGTCGCCCAGGGTGCCGGATCACCCGACAGCTGGCCCGATCGCTTCAAATTCTCTGGCATCACGGCCCCGCCTTTGGTGCATGTGGAACCCGGACATAAGGTACGATGTCATGTTTAA
- a CDS encoding class I SAM-dependent methyltransferase, translating to MSEQNTTTRLDLFIDRMVSQRACLDAAITQTAGRSEPVFELGLGNGRTFHHMRERIRDRDVYVFERAVASHPDSTPAEHLTILGDVRETLPAARTRFPAGASLIHADLGGHNREKNDTFARMISPLIEPLLAIDGLMVSSDRMYFDTLAEQPLPEGAVPGRCFIYRRTA from the coding sequence ATGAGCGAGCAGAACACCACCACCCGTCTGGATCTCTTTATCGACCGGATGGTCTCCCAACGGGCCTGCTTGGATGCGGCAATCACGCAGACAGCGGGCAGGAGCGAACCGGTTTTCGAATTGGGCCTGGGCAACGGGCGCACCTTTCACCACATGCGGGAGCGTATCCGAGATCGTGATGTTTATGTGTTTGAACGGGCGGTGGCATCGCACCCGGACAGCACCCCTGCAGAACATTTGACCATTCTCGGTGATGTCCGCGAGACTCTGCCTGCGGCGCGAACCCGGTTTCCTGCGGGCGCCAGCCTGATCCATGCGGATCTGGGCGGGCACAACCGGGAAAAAAACGACACCTTTGCTAGGATGATTTCACCTTTGATTGAACCGCTGCTGGCGATCGATGGTTTGATGGTGTCCTCTGACCGGATGTATTTCGACACGCTGGCGGAACAGCCGTTGCCGGAGGGAGCTGTACCGGGGCGCTGTTTCATCTACCGTCGAACTGCCTGA
- a CDS encoding glutathione S-transferase family protein, whose translation MIFYDCSTAPNPRRARMFIAEKGLDIETRDISIAKGEQMSEEFRAINPQATLPVLVTDGELILTENLGIAAYLEALHPEPPLMGRTPEEKGQVLMWHAIVEAQGGLPIAEALRNSHPAFAHRAIPGPENHAQIPELAERGRSRTQKFFDLLEARLQQSTFVALDHLTLADIAAFVFVDFARVIKMRIPEGNTATRGWYDRIAARPSAQL comes from the coding sequence ATGATATTCTACGACTGCAGTACTGCACCCAACCCGCGGCGGGCGCGGATGTTCATCGCGGAAAAAGGTTTGGACATCGAAACGCGGGACATCTCCATCGCCAAGGGGGAGCAGATGTCCGAGGAATTCCGCGCCATCAACCCGCAGGCGACGCTGCCGGTGCTGGTGACCGACGGTGAGCTGATCTTGACCGAGAATCTAGGGATCGCAGCCTATCTGGAAGCATTGCACCCTGAGCCCCCCTTGATGGGGCGCACACCTGAGGAAAAGGGGCAGGTCCTGATGTGGCATGCGATTGTCGAGGCGCAGGGTGGGCTGCCCATTGCCGAGGCATTGCGCAATAGCCACCCGGCCTTTGCCCATCGGGCCATTCCCGGCCCGGAAAACCATGCGCAGATCCCTGAGTTGGCAGAACGGGGTCGTAGTCGAACGCAGAAGTTCTTTGATCTGTTGGAGGCACGATTGCAGCAAAGCACCTTTGTGGCGCTGGATCATCTGACCCTTGCCGATATCGCTGCGTTTGTGTTTGTCGATTTCGCGCGCGTTATCAAAATGCGTATCCCTGAGGGGAATACTGCCACCCGTGGATGGTACGACCGGATCGCCGCGCGACCCAGCGCTCAACTTTAG
- a CDS encoding TetR/AcrR family transcriptional regulator: MADKPVLHRDDPDAAPLVGNIKVTRADWLNVAMDVLITDGVEQVKVLALAERMGVSRSSFYWYFKSRQDLLDALLASWEKTNTIGMIGQAEAPAETIAAAVLNVFRCTANPQLFNTALDFAVRDWARRSGHVRNILDMSDARRIDALTAMFRRYDYAERDAETRAKVLYYMQLGYDMAGLNEPYDQRLSMTGAYLEVFTGQAASPEELAEFADYAREFWRP; encoded by the coding sequence ATGGCAGATAAACCCGTTCTGCATCGTGACGATCCAGATGCCGCTCCGCTGGTTGGCAACATCAAGGTCACCCGCGCGGATTGGCTAAATGTTGCCATGGATGTTCTTATCACCGATGGGGTGGAACAGGTGAAGGTGCTGGCCCTGGCTGAGCGGATGGGCGTGTCGCGCTCCTCGTTCTACTGGTACTTCAAATCACGACAGGATCTGCTCGACGCGCTGCTGGCCAGCTGGGAAAAGACCAATACGATTGGCATGATCGGTCAGGCTGAGGCACCGGCTGAAACCATTGCGGCGGCAGTGCTGAATGTGTTTCGCTGCACCGCCAATCCGCAGCTGTTCAACACGGCATTGGATTTCGCGGTGCGTGACTGGGCGCGCAGATCCGGTCATGTACGCAATATTCTGGATATGTCTGATGCCCGGCGGATCGACGCGCTGACGGCGATGTTCCGGCGCTATGACTACGCGGAACGCGACGCGGAGACGCGGGCGAAGGTGCTCTACTATATGCAGCTGGGATACGACATGGCAGGCCTGAATGAGCCCTATGACCAGCGGCTCAGTATGACCGGTGCCTATTTGGAAGTGTTCACAGGGCAAGCAGCCAGCCCCGAAGAGCTGGCCGAATTTGCGGACTATGCCAGAGAATTCTGGCGCCCTTGA
- a CDS encoding indolepyruvate ferredoxin oxidoreductase family protein — MTQLSHDFRSYQLDDRYEYTKGRVFLTGTQALARVMLDQARRDKSAGLNTAGFVSGYRGSPLGGVDLEFWRSRKRMDAHNITFMPAVNEDLGATAVLGAQQAILGPHCEVEGVFSMWYGKGPGVDRSGDALKHGNAYGSSEKGGVLVVAGDDHGCVSSSMPHQSDVAFMSWFMPVLNPADVSEFLQFGEYGFALSRYSGTWVGFKAVSETVESARSVDLRPDRNFTYPELPDYPGGLHIRRSDLPSPEIETRIHAKLRAVRAFAEANPIDTRIYDLPKATFGFVTTGKGHLDLMEALRLLGLDQAACKRLGIDIYKVGMVWPLARTEALRFVKGKQEVLVVEEKRGIIESQFKEYFYDWPGDKPERMVGKHDSQGNPLIPWTGELSPLTLVPIVAERLNRFFPEENLLDRANALTAHPPRLLNVPGATRTPYFCSGCPHNTSTKLPEGSKANSGIGCHVMASWMDRDTAGYAQMGGEGVPWTVASKFNGGKHVFQNLGEGTWYHSGSLAIRQAVAANTNITYKILYNDAVAMTGGQPVDGPVSVSGIAQTCRAEGVDRIALVSDNIEKFSKSEFPAGTSFHDRSDMDSVQRELREIPGVTVLIYEQTCATEKRRRRKRGTMEDPKRFAFINDLVCEGCGDCSVESNCLSVEPKETPFGRKRKINLSSCNKDFSCLNGFCPSFVTVEGATRRKKEVAALDASALTADLPPPALPSLKEPFDLLVTGVGGTGVVTVGALITMAAHLEGKGASVLDFTGFAQKFGTVLGYIRLSNTPDALHQVRIDQSAADAVIGCDVVVSSAPKASSHYRAGTKMVLNRAEMPTGDLVLRRDADLMANLREKSISDVIGADNLSGFNANEAAETLLGDAVLANVMMLGFAWQNGLVPVSLGALDQAIVLNGVAIEKNRLAFAIGRAFAHDPTRLSELYDEAEAPEETLAELIERRATFLTGYQDVAYAQSYTALLETLRNALPASGSDALMTAAARSLFKLMAYKDEFEVARLLSDESFKHQLEAEFDGDFRVNYHLAPPLLSRKTDARGRPQKMQFGSWMRPALRLLAKGRRMRGSRWNPFGRHEEARLHCDLLTWYQAIITTATERYSPEHHDVWLKVLSAPMDIRGYGPVRMAAAEKVKAEVNTQLESL, encoded by the coding sequence ATGACCCAGCTCAGCCATGATTTCCGCAGCTACCAGCTGGATGACCGATATGAGTATACCAAAGGCCGCGTTTTCCTGACCGGCACACAGGCACTCGCACGGGTCATGTTGGATCAGGCCCGGCGCGACAAGTCTGCGGGATTGAACACGGCGGGTTTTGTCTCCGGGTACCGCGGGTCGCCGCTGGGTGGAGTTGATCTGGAATTCTGGCGCAGTCGCAAACGCATGGATGCGCACAACATCACCTTCATGCCTGCCGTCAACGAAGATCTAGGCGCAACTGCTGTTTTGGGCGCGCAGCAAGCCATTCTCGGCCCTCACTGTGAGGTCGAGGGCGTGTTTTCCATGTGGTATGGCAAAGGACCGGGTGTCGATCGATCCGGCGATGCTCTGAAACACGGGAACGCCTATGGCTCATCAGAAAAGGGCGGCGTGCTGGTGGTTGCGGGCGATGACCATGGCTGTGTCAGCTCCTCCATGCCCCATCAATCCGATGTGGCCTTCATGTCGTGGTTCATGCCGGTCCTGAACCCTGCCGATGTCTCTGAGTTTCTACAATTCGGCGAATATGGCTTTGCGCTTTCGCGTTACTCCGGCACGTGGGTCGGATTTAAGGCCGTTTCGGAAACCGTGGAAAGCGCCCGTTCGGTGGACCTGCGCCCGGACCGCAATTTCACCTACCCGGAGCTGCCGGACTACCCAGGTGGCCTGCATATTCGCCGCTCCGATCTCCCCTCTCCCGAGATCGAAACCCGGATCCATGCCAAACTGCGTGCGGTACGTGCCTTTGCCGAGGCCAACCCGATTGATACCCGGATCTATGACCTGCCAAAAGCGACGTTCGGGTTTGTGACCACTGGCAAGGGGCACCTCGACCTGATGGAAGCACTGCGGTTGCTTGGCCTTGATCAGGCCGCCTGCAAGCGTCTGGGCATTGATATCTACAAGGTTGGCATGGTCTGGCCGCTCGCTCGAACGGAGGCGCTGCGCTTTGTGAAGGGCAAACAGGAGGTTCTGGTTGTCGAGGAAAAGCGCGGTATTATCGAAAGCCAGTTCAAGGAATACTTCTACGACTGGCCTGGCGATAAACCGGAACGGATGGTTGGCAAACATGACAGCCAGGGCAACCCGCTGATCCCTTGGACGGGTGAGCTGTCCCCTCTGACCTTGGTGCCGATTGTTGCAGAACGGCTGAACCGGTTTTTCCCGGAGGAAAACCTGCTGGATCGGGCGAATGCGCTGACCGCGCATCCACCCCGATTGCTGAATGTGCCGGGTGCCACCCGTACGCCCTATTTCTGCTCGGGCTGCCCTCACAATACCTCGACCAAACTGCCCGAAGGCAGCAAAGCAAATTCCGGTATCGGTTGTCACGTTATGGCGAGCTGGATGGACCGCGACACCGCTGGCTACGCCCAGATGGGCGGCGAAGGGGTGCCCTGGACAGTCGCCTCCAAATTCAATGGCGGCAAACATGTGTTTCAGAACCTTGGTGAGGGGACGTGGTATCACTCTGGTTCGCTGGCCATTCGTCAGGCGGTCGCGGCCAATACGAATATCACCTACAAGATTCTCTATAATGACGCCGTTGCAATGACGGGCGGTCAGCCGGTAGATGGCCCAGTGAGTGTCTCAGGCATCGCCCAGACCTGCCGCGCCGAAGGCGTTGACCGGATCGCATTGGTGTCGGACAATATTGAGAAATTTTCCAAGTCAGAGTTCCCGGCAGGCACCAGCTTTCATGATCGAAGCGACATGGACAGTGTCCAGCGCGAACTGCGCGAGATCCCGGGCGTCACTGTCCTGATCTACGAACAGACCTGCGCCACTGAAAAGCGCCGCCGCCGCAAGCGCGGCACGATGGAGGACCCCAAGCGTTTTGCCTTCATCAATGATCTGGTCTGCGAGGGCTGTGGCGATTGCTCTGTGGAATCCAACTGTCTGAGCGTTGAGCCAAAAGAAACACCCTTTGGCCGCAAGCGTAAAATCAACCTCTCCAGCTGTAACAAGGATTTCTCCTGCCTGAACGGCTTCTGCCCCAGCTTTGTGACCGTCGAGGGCGCAACGCGACGCAAGAAAGAAGTCGCTGCACTCGATGCTTCGGCGTTGACCGCAGATCTGCCACCCCCAGCTCTACCGTCACTGAAAGAGCCGTTCGATCTTCTGGTGACAGGTGTTGGTGGCACCGGAGTGGTCACCGTAGGTGCGCTGATCACAATGGCGGCCCATCTGGAGGGCAAAGGTGCCAGCGTGCTGGATTTCACCGGCTTTGCGCAGAAGTTTGGCACAGTGTTGGGCTATATTCGCCTGTCCAATACACCGGATGCGCTGCATCAGGTGCGCATCGACCAAAGTGCCGCAGACGCCGTCATCGGCTGTGATGTGGTCGTCAGCTCTGCGCCCAAAGCCTCCTCCCATTATCGCGCGGGCACCAAGATGGTACTGAACCGCGCCGAAATGCCGACAGGCGATCTGGTCCTACGTCGAGATGCAGACCTGATGGCCAATCTGCGTGAGAAATCCATCTCAGATGTCATCGGTGCGGACAACCTGTCAGGGTTCAACGCAAACGAGGCGGCTGAGACCCTCCTTGGTGATGCGGTTCTGGCCAATGTGATGATGCTTGGCTTTGCTTGGCAGAACGGGTTGGTGCCCGTGAGCCTCGGCGCGTTGGATCAGGCAATTGTGCTCAACGGGGTTGCCATCGAGAAAAACCGCCTGGCCTTCGCCATCGGGCGTGCATTTGCCCACGACCCTACGCGCCTGTCCGAACTTTATGATGAAGCAGAAGCCCCTGAGGAAACGCTGGCAGAACTGATTGAACGGCGCGCCACCTTCCTGACCGGGTATCAGGACGTCGCCTATGCACAGTCCTATACCGCCCTGCTGGAGACGCTGCGCAACGCGCTCCCCGCAAGCGGGTCAGACGCCCTGATGACCGCCGCGGCGCGATCGCTGTTCAAGCTAATGGCCTACAAGGACGAATTTGAGGTGGCCCGTCTGCTAAGCGACGAAAGCTTCAAACATCAGCTTGAAGCCGAGTTTGATGGCGACTTTCGAGTGAATTATCATCTCGCGCCGCCGCTTCTCAGCCGGAAGACAGATGCGCGCGGACGTCCTCAGAAAATGCAGTTCGGTTCTTGGATGCGCCCCGCGCTGCGCCTTCTCGCCAAGGGGCGCCGCATGCGTGGCAGCCGTTGGAATCCATTTGGGCGCCACGAAGAGGCGCGTCTGCACTGCGACTTGCTGACCTGGTATCAGGCCATCATCACCACCGCCACGGAGCGCTATTCACCTGAGCATCATGACGTCTGGCTGAAAGTGCTGAGCGCCCCCATGGATATACGGGGTTATGGTCCTGTCAGGATGGCGGCGGCTGAAAAGGTCAAAGCCGAGGTCAACACCCAGCTGGAGTCGCTTTGA
- a CDS encoding Lrp/AsnC family transcriptional regulator, with the protein MSDELVLDERDHRILTLLQQDARMSNADLADAVGMSTSALWRRVRMLEEDGIIERYGAVVNSKAMGLGFHAIVHVQLTRHDRDKLADFIRAVETSRLVQECYATTGQSDYHLRVLAPDLDAYNRFLEEFLFRLPAVASAQTNVVLRTIKRDEPVAP; encoded by the coding sequence ATGAGTGATGAATTGGTGCTGGATGAGCGTGACCACCGCATCCTGACACTCCTTCAGCAGGATGCGCGGATGTCGAATGCGGATCTGGCTGACGCAGTCGGCATGTCCACCTCAGCGCTGTGGCGGCGGGTGCGTATGCTTGAGGAGGATGGCATCATCGAACGCTATGGTGCCGTTGTGAATTCAAAGGCGATGGGACTGGGGTTTCATGCCATCGTCCATGTCCAGCTGACACGTCATGATCGTGATAAGCTGGCAGATTTCATCAGGGCGGTGGAAACCAGCCGTCTGGTTCAGGAATGTTATGCGACCACTGGGCAGTCAGACTATCACCTGCGCGTGCTGGCGCCTGATCTGGACGCCTACAACCGATTTCTGGAAGAGTTTTTGTTCCGCTTGCCTGCGGTGGCCAGCGCGCAGACAAATGTTGTTCTGCGGACGATTAAACGCGACGAACCCGTGGCGCCCTAG